In Georgenia soli, a genomic segment contains:
- a CDS encoding GNAT family N-acetyltransferase: MALPAELPVEGGAVILRRATEADVPAIVGLLAADQLGATREGGDLAPYLDAFAAVDADPAQLLVVATARGEVAGTLQLTFIPGLARRGAVRAQIEAVRVGAAHRAAGLGTAMVGWAVAEARRRGCALVQLTTDKRRTRARRFYERLGFTASYEGMKLFL, translated from the coding sequence ATGGCACTTCCGGCCGAGCTCCCCGTCGAGGGCGGGGCGGTCATCCTGCGCCGTGCGACCGAGGCGGACGTCCCGGCGATCGTCGGCCTGCTCGCGGCGGACCAGCTCGGCGCGACCCGCGAGGGTGGTGATCTCGCCCCGTACCTCGACGCCTTCGCCGCCGTCGACGCCGACCCGGCCCAGCTCCTCGTGGTGGCGACGGCGCGGGGCGAGGTGGCGGGGACGCTGCAGCTGACGTTCATCCCGGGCCTGGCGCGACGGGGCGCCGTGCGGGCGCAGATCGAGGCCGTCCGGGTCGGCGCCGCGCACCGGGCCGCCGGGCTGGGCACCGCGATGGTCGGGTGGGCCGTCGCGGAGGCGCGCCGCCGGGGCTGCGCGCTGGTCCAGCTCACGACGGACAAGCGACGGACCCGCGCCCGCCGCTTCTACGAGCGGCTGGGCTTCACCGCCTCCTACGAGGGCATGAAGCTGTTCCTGTGA
- a CDS encoding ferritin-like fold-containing protein, with the protein MPQTHDDVAETTPARADVVEMVGLHGFVQLAAFARLATDAEHAPDLRAQVTISRMAAGELAALDQLETVARRVGADLYEAMASYSTVLADFDRRTPPGDWWERVVRTYVAYGVLADLQRVLSRAVAPDGRPMLDDVIADSGYEDFVVAMLGPVVAADQQLSARLALWGRRVVGEALGIAQRLLAEHPLLWSFADRQDGARSEGDDAAWLRKQLSGGHARRMGRLGLTA; encoded by the coding sequence ATGCCTCAGACCCACGACGACGTAGCCGAGACGACCCCCGCGAGGGCCGACGTCGTGGAGATGGTGGGGCTGCACGGCTTCGTCCAGCTCGCCGCGTTCGCCCGGCTGGCCACCGACGCGGAGCACGCGCCCGACCTGCGCGCCCAGGTGACGATCTCACGCATGGCGGCCGGGGAGCTGGCCGCGCTCGACCAGCTCGAGACCGTGGCCAGACGGGTCGGTGCCGACCTCTACGAGGCCATGGCGAGCTACAGCACCGTGCTGGCGGACTTCGACCGGCGAACCCCGCCGGGGGACTGGTGGGAGCGGGTGGTCAGGACGTACGTGGCGTACGGGGTGCTCGCCGACCTGCAGCGCGTGCTCTCGCGCGCCGTCGCCCCCGACGGGCGGCCGATGCTCGACGACGTGATCGCGGACAGCGGCTACGAGGACTTCGTGGTCGCCATGCTCGGACCGGTCGTCGCGGCGGACCAGCAGCTCTCCGCGCGGCTTGCCCTGTGGGGCCGCCGCGTGGTAGGCGAGGCGCTCGGGATCGCGCAGCGGCTGCTCGCCGAGCACCCGCTGCTGTGGTCCTTCGCGGACCGCCAGGACGGCGCCCGGAGCGAGGGCGACGACGCCGCCTGGCTGCGCAAGCAGCTCTCGGGCGGTCACGCCCGGCGGATGGGCCGGCTCGGGCTGACCGCCTGA
- a CDS encoding DUF3107 domain-containing protein — translation MEITIGVRNVAREISLESTQSPEEVVAAVDKALAGSTSLVLQDDKGRHVIVPADALGYVELGPVEQRRVGIGLV, via the coding sequence GTGGAGATCACCATCGGCGTGCGCAACGTCGCGCGAGAGATCAGCCTCGAGTCGACGCAGAGCCCGGAGGAGGTCGTGGCCGCGGTGGACAAGGCCCTCGCCGGAAGCACGTCCCTGGTCCTCCAGGACGACAAGGGCCGTCACGTCATCGTCCCCGCCGACGCTCTCGGCTACGTCGAGCTCGGTCCCGTGGAGCAGCGCCGGGTGGGCATCGGGCTGGTCTGA
- a CDS encoding DEAD/DEAH box helicase — MSDQNISTGVLDAVEGPAPVVEEVTPDITTDDVVVADLEEKSFADFGVEAPIVEALRDVGITHPFPIQALTLPVALGGHDIIGQAKTGTGKTLGFGIPLLQRVVGPGEDGWDGIEAAGSPQALVIVPTRELAKQVAEDLSTASRRRGVRIVQVYGGRAYEPQIDALQKGAEVVVGTPGRLIDLLKQRILDLSHVRTVVLDEADEMLDLGFLPDVETLLSRTPASRHTMLFSATMPGAVVAMARRYMTRPTHIRAQDPEDQGATVKNTRQVVYRAHALNKVEMLARILQADGRGLTIVFTRTKRTAAKVADELAERGFASGAIHGDLGQGAREQALRAFRSGKIDVLVATDVAARGIDVDDVTHVVNYQCPEDEKIYLHRIGRTGRAGNTGTAVTFVDWDDMPRWSLINKALNLGAAEPVETYHTSPHLYADLSIPEGTGGRLPRGARTRAGLEAEEIEDLGETGKRHGGSGRGGRGGRESGGGRDGGRDGARAGRSHDGSRPRGEGSRSHDGEGERPRRRRRRTRGGKPAEDAQN; from the coding sequence ATGTCTGACCAGAACATCTCCACGGGCGTGCTCGACGCCGTTGAGGGCCCCGCCCCCGTCGTCGAGGAGGTCACTCCCGACATCACCACGGACGACGTCGTCGTCGCGGACCTCGAGGAGAAGTCCTTCGCGGACTTCGGCGTCGAGGCACCGATCGTCGAGGCCCTGCGCGACGTCGGCATCACCCACCCCTTCCCGATCCAGGCGCTCACCCTCCCGGTGGCGCTCGGCGGGCACGACATCATCGGCCAGGCCAAGACCGGCACGGGCAAGACCCTCGGGTTCGGCATCCCGCTGCTGCAGCGCGTCGTCGGCCCCGGCGAGGACGGCTGGGACGGCATCGAGGCCGCGGGCAGCCCGCAGGCTCTCGTCATCGTCCCGACGCGTGAGCTCGCCAAGCAGGTGGCCGAAGACCTGAGCACCGCCTCACGCCGCCGCGGCGTGCGGATCGTGCAGGTCTACGGCGGCCGGGCGTACGAGCCGCAGATCGACGCCCTGCAGAAGGGCGCCGAGGTCGTCGTCGGCACGCCGGGGCGCCTCATCGACCTGCTCAAGCAGCGCATCCTCGACCTCTCCCACGTGCGCACCGTCGTCCTCGACGAGGCCGACGAGATGCTCGACCTCGGCTTCCTCCCCGACGTCGAGACCCTCCTGTCCCGCACGCCCGCCTCCCGGCACACCATGCTGTTCTCGGCCACCATGCCCGGCGCCGTCGTCGCCATGGCCCGCCGGTACATGACGCGCCCGACCCACATCCGCGCCCAGGACCCCGAGGACCAGGGCGCGACGGTGAAGAACACGCGCCAGGTGGTCTACCGCGCGCACGCCCTGAACAAGGTCGAGATGCTCGCGCGCATCCTCCAGGCGGACGGCCGCGGCCTGACGATCGTCTTCACCCGCACCAAGCGCACCGCCGCCAAGGTGGCCGACGAGCTCGCCGAGCGCGGTTTCGCCTCCGGCGCCATCCACGGTGACCTCGGCCAGGGTGCCCGCGAGCAGGCCCTGCGCGCCTTCCGCTCGGGCAAGATCGACGTCCTCGTCGCGACCGACGTCGCCGCCCGCGGCATCGACGTCGACGACGTCACGCACGTGGTCAACTACCAGTGCCCCGAGGACGAGAAGATCTACCTGCACCGCATCGGCCGCACCGGCCGCGCGGGCAACACCGGCACCGCCGTCACGTTCGTCGACTGGGACGACATGCCGCGCTGGTCGCTGATCAACAAGGCGCTGAACCTCGGCGCCGCCGAGCCGGTGGAGACCTACCACACCTCCCCGCACCTCTACGCGGACCTCAGCATCCCCGAGGGCACCGGCGGCCGCCTCCCCCGTGGCGCCCGCACCCGCGCCGGCCTCGAGGCCGAGGAGATCGAGGACCTCGGCGAGACGGGCAAGCGGCACGGCGGCTCCGGCCGCGGTGGCCGTGGGGGGCGCGAGTCCGGCGGCGGTCGCGACGGCGGTCGCGACGGCGCCCGCGCCGGCCGGTCCCACGACGGCAGCCGCCCGCGCGGCGAGGGCTCCCGCTCGCACGACGGCGAGGGTGAGCGTCCCCGGCGCCGTCGCCGCCGCACCCGCGGCGGCAAGCCCGCCGAGGACGCGCAGAACTGA
- a CDS encoding aspartate aminotransferase family protein, which translates to MGALWHPFSDMAAVERDGELVLARGEGAYVYDEAGRRYLDATAGLWYANVGHGRQELADAAARQMSTLAAYSNFGDNATVPTNELAERLAGIAPVAGSRVFFTSGGSDSVETAAKIARRYWVEVGRPEKTVMVGRQKAYHGMHYAGTALAGIPGNREGYGDLGPRTESVEWDSADALRATIEEVGPDRVAAFFCEPVIGAGGVYAPPEGYLTEVRKACTEYDVLFVADEVVTGYGRIGGSWFASTRYGLEPDMVTTAKGLTSGYLPMGAVLVAPRVAEPFFREPGTWLRHGYTYSGHATAAAVALANLDIVEREGLLDEAARLETTLARELGPLAEHELVSEVRAGTGAVAAVQLAEPGRAPAAVLALRRAGVATRMMGVGALQVSPAFVMTDEQVGDLAAAMGQALDSLQ; encoded by the coding sequence ATGGGCGCGCTGTGGCACCCGTTCTCCGACATGGCCGCCGTCGAGCGCGACGGCGAGCTCGTCCTCGCCCGCGGCGAGGGGGCGTACGTCTACGACGAGGCGGGCCGGCGGTACCTCGACGCGACCGCCGGGCTCTGGTACGCCAACGTCGGTCACGGGCGCCAGGAGCTCGCCGACGCCGCCGCCCGGCAGATGTCGACCCTCGCGGCGTACTCGAACTTCGGGGACAACGCGACCGTCCCGACGAACGAGCTGGCCGAGCGGCTGGCCGGCATCGCGCCCGTGGCGGGGAGCCGGGTGTTCTTCACCTCCGGGGGGTCGGACTCCGTCGAGACGGCCGCCAAGATCGCCCGGCGCTACTGGGTCGAGGTGGGGCGCCCGGAGAAGACCGTCATGGTGGGGCGGCAGAAGGCGTACCACGGCATGCACTACGCCGGGACGGCGCTCGCGGGCATCCCCGGCAACCGGGAGGGGTACGGCGACCTCGGGCCGCGCACGGAGTCGGTCGAGTGGGACTCCGCCGACGCGCTGCGGGCGACGATCGAGGAGGTCGGGCCCGACCGGGTGGCCGCGTTCTTCTGCGAGCCGGTCATCGGCGCCGGCGGGGTGTACGCGCCGCCGGAGGGGTACCTGACCGAGGTGCGCAAGGCGTGCACGGAGTACGACGTGCTGTTCGTCGCCGACGAGGTCGTCACCGGGTACGGGCGCATCGGCGGCTCGTGGTTCGCCTCGACCCGGTACGGGCTGGAGCCGGACATGGTCACGACCGCGAAGGGTCTCACCTCCGGCTACCTGCCGATGGGCGCCGTCCTCGTGGCGCCCCGCGTGGCCGAGCCGTTCTTCCGCGAGCCCGGCACGTGGCTGCGGCACGGGTACACCTACTCCGGGCACGCCACGGCGGCGGCCGTCGCGCTGGCGAACCTCGACATCGTCGAGCGCGAGGGTCTCCTCGACGAGGCGGCCCGGCTGGAGACCACCCTCGCCCGGGAGCTGGGCCCGCTCGCCGAGCACGAGCTCGTGTCGGAGGTTCGGGCGGGCACGGGCGCCGTCGCCGCCGTCCAGCTCGCCGAACCGGGTCGGGCGCCGGCCGCCGTCCTCGCGCTGCGCCGGGCGGGCGTCGCCACCCGCATGATGGGCGTGGGGGCCCTCCAGGTCTCGCCGGCGTTCGTCATGACGGACGAGCAGGTCGGCGACCTGGCCGCCGCCATGGGGCAGGCGCTGGACTCGCTGCAGTAG
- a CDS encoding DUF3152 domain-containing protein, producing the protein MRVRSRLLPAVLLTLGALVLPLGGAVAAPAVPPASVGGAQARDDDGALRDDEETREVLEDEAGDAVGTDAIGLPWLSRTVEQVGLALRARAGLTSTEVMPRSASGELVTVPGTEDAPREAATVRPVRVQVEEGLPVDGNAFADFVMRVLNDERGWGHDGSVVFSRTDGPSDLSVVLASPTLTDELCRPLRTVGEYSCGREGRAVLNAERWSDGAEPFLDGGGNITEYRQYLVNHEVGHLLGRPHEGCPAPGGPAPVMLQQTMRLEGCLPNAWPAG; encoded by the coding sequence GTGCGTGTCCGTTCCCGCCTGCTCCCGGCCGTCCTGCTGACCCTCGGTGCCCTCGTGCTGCCGCTGGGCGGTGCCGTTGCGGCGCCCGCCGTCCCGCCGGCCTCCGTCGGAGGCGCGCAGGCGCGCGACGACGACGGCGCGCTGCGGGACGACGAGGAGACCCGCGAGGTGCTCGAGGACGAGGCCGGCGACGCCGTCGGGACCGACGCGATCGGCCTGCCCTGGCTCTCGCGCACGGTGGAGCAGGTCGGTCTGGCGCTGCGGGCACGCGCCGGCCTCACGTCCACCGAGGTGATGCCGCGGAGCGCCTCCGGCGAGCTGGTCACCGTGCCGGGGACGGAGGACGCGCCCCGGGAGGCCGCGACCGTGCGCCCGGTGCGGGTGCAGGTCGAGGAGGGCCTGCCGGTGGACGGCAACGCGTTCGCGGACTTCGTCATGAGGGTCCTCAACGACGAGCGCGGCTGGGGGCACGACGGGTCCGTCGTGTTCTCCCGCACCGACGGGCCGAGCGACCTCAGCGTCGTCCTCGCCTCGCCCACGCTGACGGACGAGCTCTGCCGGCCGCTGCGCACGGTCGGGGAGTACTCGTGCGGGCGAGAGGGCCGCGCCGTCCTCAACGCCGAGCGCTGGTCCGACGGGGCGGAGCCGTTCCTCGACGGCGGCGGCAACATCACCGAGTACCGGCAGTACCTCGTCAACCACGAGGTCGGGCACCTGCTCGGCCGGCCGCACGAGGGGTGCCCGGCGCCGGGCGGCCCGGCGCCCGTCATGCTGCAGCAGACGATGCGGCTCGAGGGGTGCCTGCCCAACGCCTGGCCCGCCGGCTGA